A window of the Ammoniphilus oxalaticus genome harbors these coding sequences:
- the citZ gene encoding citrate synthase — MSTAGLEGIVATQSSISSIIDGVLTYRGIDIDELADQASFEEVIYLLWNGELPNSSQLAELRQDLAAHAAIPAEIITLMKSLPENAHPMATLRTAVSVLGLLDPEARNMSLEDNQRKALKTQAKISSIVAAIQRVREGKEILMANPDYGYAENFLYMLTGQKPDQIAVEALDKALVLHADHELNASTFAARVTVATLSDLYSGVVSAIGTLGGPLHGGANEAVMHMLEEIGEVDKVEPYIHQALAEKKKIMGFGHRVYKTGDPRAKHLKEMSKKLTALTGQPKLYDMSIKIHDILEAEKALPPNVDFYSASVYHSLGIQRDLFTPIFAVSRTSGWTAHILEQYANNRLIRPRAEYVGPKKRHYIPIDQR, encoded by the coding sequence ATGTCAACTGCTGGTTTAGAAGGTATCGTTGCCACACAATCTTCTATTAGCTCAATCATTGACGGTGTTTTAACCTATCGCGGGATCGATATCGACGAATTAGCTGATCAAGCGAGTTTTGAAGAAGTCATATATTTACTCTGGAATGGAGAACTTCCGAATTCCAGTCAACTTGCTGAATTAAGGCAAGATTTAGCTGCCCATGCTGCGATCCCTGCTGAGATTATTACATTAATGAAATCCCTTCCGGAGAATGCTCATCCGATGGCTACATTGCGGACTGCTGTATCCGTGTTAGGTTTGCTTGATCCTGAGGCGCGAAATATGTCTTTAGAGGACAACCAACGCAAGGCGCTAAAAACGCAAGCGAAAATAAGTTCAATCGTCGCCGCGATCCAGAGAGTTCGAGAAGGGAAAGAGATTTTAATGGCTAATCCCGACTATGGATATGCGGAAAACTTCCTGTATATGTTAACTGGGCAAAAACCAGATCAAATCGCTGTGGAAGCATTGGACAAGGCGCTGGTGTTACATGCTGACCATGAATTAAATGCTTCTACCTTTGCCGCGAGAGTGACAGTGGCTACGTTGTCTGATCTTTATTCGGGTGTTGTGTCTGCCATTGGCACGCTAGGTGGACCATTGCATGGCGGGGCAAACGAAGCCGTTATGCATATGTTGGAGGAGATTGGCGAAGTGGATAAAGTGGAACCCTACATCCATCAAGCGTTAGCGGAAAAGAAGAAGATCATGGGTTTTGGTCATCGCGTTTATAAGACGGGAGATCCGCGAGCCAAACACTTAAAAGAGATGTCTAAAAAACTGACGGCTTTAACAGGGCAGCCGAAGTTGTATGACATGTCGATTAAAATACACGACATTTTAGAGGCTGAAAAAGCGTTGCCGCCCAACGTTGATTTTTATTCGGCTTCTGTATATCATAGTCTTGGGATTCAACGGGATTTGTTTACGCCTATTTTTGCTGTCAGTCGGACATCCGGATGGACAGCCCATATTTTAGAACAGTATGCAAATAACCGTTTAATTCGACCACGGGCTGAATACGTAGGACCTAAAAAGAGACATTACATTCCGATTGACCAGCGTTAA
- the icd gene encoding NADP-dependent isocitrate dehydrogenase produces MPANGEKIKLENGKVVVPDNPIIPFIEGDGTGPDIWNASVRVLDAAVEKAYGGKKKIAWFEVFAGEKAFDKYGEWLPNDTVKAIEEYLVSIKGPLTTPVGGGIRSINVALRQGLDLYACVRPVQYFEGVPSPVKRPQDTDMVIFRENTEDIYAGIEWEEQSDDAKKVISFLQDEMKVKNIRFPESSAIGIKPVSKEGSARLVRAAIQYAVENNRKSVTLVHKGNIMKFTEGAFKDWGYEVAETEFADKVFTWAEYDRIEEAQGRDAANKAQADAEAAGKIIVKDVIADAFFQQILLRPAEYDVVATLNLNGDYLSDALAAQVGGIGIAPGANINYVTGHAIFEATHGTAPRYAGQDRMNPSSVILSGEMMLRHLGWNEAADLIINSIAKTIASKQVTYDFSRELEGATELKTSEFANVLIENM; encoded by the coding sequence ATGCCTGCCAACGGAGAGAAAATTAAATTAGAAAACGGAAAAGTAGTTGTGCCTGACAATCCAATCATTCCTTTCATCGAAGGAGATGGGACAGGTCCAGATATTTGGAACGCGTCTGTGCGTGTGTTAGACGCAGCTGTAGAGAAAGCGTATGGCGGAAAGAAGAAAATTGCTTGGTTTGAAGTATTTGCTGGCGAAAAAGCATTCGATAAGTATGGCGAGTGGTTGCCTAACGATACAGTGAAAGCGATCGAAGAATATCTTGTTTCAATTAAAGGACCTTTGACTACTCCGGTTGGCGGCGGGATCCGTTCAATCAACGTTGCCTTGCGTCAAGGTTTAGATCTTTACGCGTGTGTTCGACCTGTGCAATATTTTGAAGGTGTGCCATCGCCAGTCAAGCGCCCGCAAGATACAGATATGGTGATTTTCCGTGAAAACACGGAAGATATTTATGCGGGTATTGAGTGGGAAGAGCAGTCTGATGATGCGAAAAAGGTCATCTCTTTCCTTCAGGACGAAATGAAAGTTAAAAACATTCGCTTTCCAGAGTCCTCAGCAATCGGTATTAAGCCTGTTTCGAAAGAAGGAAGCGCTCGTTTAGTTCGCGCCGCGATTCAGTATGCGGTTGAAAATAACCGCAAAAGCGTCACATTGGTTCATAAAGGGAACATTATGAAATTTACAGAGGGCGCATTTAAAGATTGGGGTTATGAAGTAGCTGAAACGGAATTTGCTGATAAGGTCTTTACTTGGGCTGAATACGATCGGATTGAGGAGGCTCAAGGAAGAGATGCGGCAAACAAGGCCCAAGCTGACGCGGAAGCGGCTGGAAAGATTATCGTAAAAGATGTGATTGCCGACGCGTTTTTCCAACAAATTTTATTGCGTCCAGCTGAATATGATGTAGTAGCGACACTAAATCTTAACGGGGATTACTTATCTGACGCTTTAGCTGCGCAAGTAGGCGGGATCGGAATTGCGCCGGGAGCGAATATCAACTATGTGACTGGGCATGCGATCTTCGAAGCGACGCACGGCACAGCGCCAAGATATGCGGGTCAAGACAGAATGAATCCATCCTCTGTTATTTTATCCGGTGAAATGATGTTACGTCATTTGGGATGGAATGAAGCGGCGGATCTAATCATTAACTCTATTGCGAAAACGATCGCCAGCAAACAAGTTACATATGATTTTTCGCGTGAACTAGAAGGGGCTACAGAATTAAAAACTTCTGAATTCGCAAATGTTCTAATTGAAAATATGTAA